The proteins below are encoded in one region of Silene latifolia isolate original U9 population chromosome 2, ASM4854445v1, whole genome shotgun sequence:
- the LOC141640897 gene encoding uncharacterized protein LOC141640897: MNFDDPNFLKDLQKALKNLQEHDPKWQPRRERVIDEFKMSELPEFTGGTDPESYLEWERQIDRMFDFKGLDDEQCCKYAILKLRNGASLWYESLKTRRVRAGKTKITSWHVLKLKLRKRYVPATHRLTTYRKITDLTQGRLSVLEYINEFTNLALMGDLVEDEDIRMARFLRGLNRNIAHVVELQNYSDFDTLCSMCLKVEAQGKTKVATTYGENSRTWKNENNSRASTTGNTTDPKTTPTSSAAIKPPASKENSYTQIRCFKCQGFGHFKNACPNQRTITLREAVECRDELFEEEERTKGIFNLEGDEEEAPAGNAEDYVAPSYDCNLVLRTLQAQTSPIETEQRSQIFHTKCQVKDKWCSLIIDGGSCTNVASTEMVEKLKLPTIPHPKPYALHWLDDENKVKITKQVRVALTMGSYNDDILCDVVPMDACHVLLGRPWQYDRDVVHRGRSNEYELVSKGKRIVLKPMAPSEVRSMSAKRGTATSMTMLAGEKEVDEAIVNGNQVHLMVVNETSSNESKDGRLISLLDEFKDVFPEELPAGLPPIRGIEHQIDLLPGAPLPNKAAYRCNPMETKELQRQIEELMERGYVRESMIPCAVPTLLVPKKDGTWRMCIDSRAVNNITIKYRFPIPRLDDMLDELHGAEIFSKVDLRSGYHQIRMREGDEWKTAFKTKHGLYEWTVMPFGLTNAPSTFMRLMNEVLKPFIGRFVVVYLDDILISDRSKDDHFQHLRKVFNTLREQQLYGKKEKCSFLVESVIFLGYKVSKEGVSVDQSKIEAIKSWPIPKTVTEVRSFHGLASFYRRFIRDFSTIASPITECTKKGTFVWTPLLKGRSNDYPKSV, translated from the coding sequence ATGAACTTCGACGAtcccaactttctcaaggatcttcaaaaggctctAAAGAATTTACAAGAACACGATCCCAAATGGCAGCCAAGACGTGAACGAGTCATTGACGAGTTCAAGATgagtgaactacccgagttcacAGGAGGCACGGATCCCGAGTCTTACCTTGAATGGGAAAGACAAATAGATCGGATGTTTGATTTTAAGGGACTCGATGATGAACAGTGCTGCAAGTACGCCATTTTGAAATTAAGAAATGGGGCTTCATTATGGTATGAAAGCCTTAAGACCAGAAGAGTTCGAGCCGGAAAGACAAAGATAACATCGTGGCACGTGCTTAAACTCAAATTACGGAAAAGATATGTACCCGCCACACATAGGCTCACAACCTATCGTAAGATCACCGATCTTACCCAAGGAAGGCTAAGTGTCCTGGAATACATTAACGAATTTACAAACCTAGCCTTAATGGGAGACTTGGTGGAGGATGAGGACATAAGAATGGCGCGATTCCTACGAGGTCTAAACCGCAACATCGCCCATGTTGTCGAGTTACAGAATTACTCAGATTTCGATACCTTGTGTAGTATGTGTCTCAAAGTGGAGGCACAAGGAAAGACGAAGGTGGCAACCACCTATGGTGAGAATAGTCGGACTTGGAAAAATGAGAACAACTCAAGGGCAAGCACCACGGGAAATACCACCGATCCCAAGACGACCCCTACCTCCAGTGCTGCTATCAAACCGCCCGCCTCAAAGGAGAATAGCTACACACAGATTCGGTGTTTTAAATGCCAAGGGTTTGGACATTTCAAAAATGCGTGCCCGAATCAACGAACCATCACCCTAAGAGAGGCCGTGGAATGTCGTGATGAGCTGTTCGAAGAGGAGGAAAGAACTAAGGGTATTTTTAATTTAGAAGGAGATGAGGAAGAGGCACCCGCCGGGAACGCCGAAGATTACGTCGCTCCTAGTTATGATTGCAATTTGGTTCTCCGAACCCTGCAAGCTCAAACGTCGCCCATTGAAACGGAGCAACGAAGTCAAATATTCCACACCAAATGCCAAGTGAAGGACAAATGGTGTAGCCTAATCATTGACGGAGGCAGTTGCACCAACGTGGCCTCAACAGAAATGGTGGAGAAATTAAAACTACCCACGATCCCTCACCCAAAACCATACGCCCTGCATTGGTTGGATGACGAGAATAAGGTGAAAATCACTAAGCAAGTGAGGGTGGCACTGACCATGGGATCTTACAACGACGACATCCTATGCGATGTTGTACCAATGGATGCATGTCATGTCCTATTAGGACGACCTTGGCAGTATGACCGGGATGTGGTGCATCGCGGTCGAAGCAACGAGTACGAGTTGGTAAGTAAGGGAAAAAGAATTGTCTTAAAACCAATGGCGCCAAGTGAAGTACGTTCTATGAGTGCCAAGCGTGGAACGGCTACTAGCATGACCATGCTCGCTGGTGAGAAAGAAGTGGACGAGGCCATTGTCAATGGCAACCAGGTTCACCTAATGGTGGTCAATGAGACTTCTAGCAATGAAAGCAAGGATGGACGATTAATCTCGCTCTTggatgagttcaaagatgttttcccCGAGGAACTACCCGCTGGGTTACCACCTATTCGTGGGATCGAACACCAAATCGACCTCCTGCCCGGAGCTCCTTTACCAAACAAAGCCGCCTATCGGTGCAATCCGATGGAGACCAAGGAGTTACAGCGGCAAATCGAAGAGTTAATGGAACGAGGCTATGTACGCGAGAGCATGATCCCATGCGCCGTTCCTACACTACTTGTTCCAAAGAAGGATGGAACGTGGCGAATGTGCATCGATAGTCGAGCCGTGAACAACATCACTATCAAGTATCGGTTTCCAATTCCGAGGCTTGATGATATGCTCGATGAGTTACATGGAGCCGAGATCTTCTCTAAAGTGGATttgaggagtggttatcaccAAATTCGGATGAGAGAAGGGGACGAGTGGAAAACTGCGTTTAAAACTAAGCATGGATTATACGAATGGACGGTTATGCCATTCGGCTTGACAAACGCTCCAAGTACCTTTATGCGGCTCATGAACGAGGTACTCAAGCCTTTCATAGGCAGATTCGTAGTCGTTTACTTGGACGATATCTTGATCTCTGATCGGAGCAAGGATGATCACTTCCAACATCTTCGTAAGGTGTTCAACACACTTCGGGAGCAACAACTCTATGGAAAGAAGGAGAAGTGCTCGTTCTTAGTCGAGAGCGTTATATTTCTTGGATACAAGGTTTCTAAAGAAGGGGTTTCCGTCGACCAATCCAAGATTGAGGCAATCAAATCATGGCCTATTCCCAAGACTGTCACGGAAGTCCGATCCTTTCACGGACTTGCTTCGTTCTATCGGAGATTCATTCGGGATTTTAGCACCATCGCTAGCCCCATCACTGAATGTACAAAGAAAGGAACTTTCGTATGGACTCCATTGCTCAAAGGTCGTTCAAACGATTATCCAAAAAGCGTGTGA